CATAGTGTTGATGGCGTTGAATGAGGATGGTGGGACCAGGAGCATGAGGGTGAGGAACAATAGAATTTTTTGTTACTAACagcaagaaggaagaaaaagttaGGGTTTTGATTTGGTTCCCTCTCTTGGTAACTTCGATACCATGTAAAGATTCTAGGATcttccaaagagagagagagagagagaaaatattcagaGGCTTTATCTTTACTCAACAGCTTAATGAAAATGTACATAAGGTGACTCTAGACGTCCAAAAACCCTAATTACCTTAATTAAGACTCACCTACTAACTACTGTAGCTCCACTTAATATACTTCAACACTAATGAAACCCCTTAAACATCAAATCCCACCAAACTTAGCTCAGTGACCATCCTACAATGCCAGATTACGATGTGGATAAAATTTAGTCATATGGATGCCTACATGGATGCCACAATGGAAAAATTTAACCAATGTGAATTATATTGGAGTATGATGCTGATAAGATTTAGCCAATGTGGATGACCGCGTTGACATCTATGTTGGAAAAAGTTTGTCCATGTCATACTTTGAAGGCCATGTTGGCTGGATTAGGCACAATTTGATGtcggaaggacttgattagaaaatttgtGCAAGTAGGACTtaattagacaaattaaaagtgtAGGGATTTGATCAGAAAATGTGTAAAAGGACACTGACGAAAGGTAGTATTTATCCCATAAAAGAACAATTTTGACACATCTTGGCCCAGCAAGAAGAGCACGGTCTTACttttgccatttggccatcctCTCACTAGAGGATAAAACCCAGAAAAATTCATGGAAAAAGGAGACATAGCCTTCATTTGTTTGGTTGTATATAGACAATGAGTAATATCCTGTGTTTCCTAATTTCATCAAGCATCTTAGCGTTTGATTTGCAAACTCCTAATTGCTTGGAAGTTCCAAGATAATTATTTCTAGAACATTTGgataaaaaggacaaaaggagtATGAAATTCAGGAAATTAGTCAGCCTGAAATTTGCTTTTCACCCCAATTGAAGTCTAACATGAGATAATTCCGGAATTCATCTCCTCAACTGAATATGATGAGGGTTATTCAGTTAGTCAAAACCTTGGTGTGAGGTATGGTGGGGTACTATTTATCCTGGTCCTTTGTTGTCATGCAAGAAAGGTGAGACTCATTTGATATTCTTGACTTCTAAGCTAAATGCAAACTTTAATTCTCCGGGCTCTTCGGAATTTTTCTGCCATTCAATTTGACCATTATGTTTCATTTTTGACTAACGccagttttctttttccatctcCGGGATGTTACTGGCTATTGCACTATACAGTGGACCAATAACATTACTTTTGGTCTTCATTTcagatgaagaagagatgaaAGTATTTATCATAGCTACAATCGCATGGGGGCTGCGCAAATGTTCGCGCACAATCACATTGTGTTTAATATTTATCATTGCAGTCAAACCTGGCCTCACCCATGCTGTATACAGTAAGTTCATGGACCACCTCTGCGTTCATTTCACCTGCTTGCGCTATTTGTCGGTGGCCTCTGAAGCACATTTTGCATATGATTGTACAAATTCATCCGATGCTTATGATATCTTGGCCCATTTAAGCTGTCTTCCAAATCCATTTTTCCGCTATCTTTTCGGCAAAGTCCAGCCTTGAGCTTACTGTTGCCTATTTTGCTTTATATGTCAGTGATATTTTTCCTGGTGTATCTTTTAAGCCACAGCATCAGCAAAAAGATATGCCAGTCCCTGATACTCCTTTGCGAGGTGCATTTTGCACTGCTATATATTCTTCACCTCAATCTCATCTCAAAAGTCTTGGATCAGAAAGGGTCATTTGCTGGAGAAATTCTGAAACAACTAGGTGAGGTGATCACATTTGAGGAGCCCATGTTTTCAAGTACCAAGACATTGCGCCTTTCCTGGAAGATGAGAATGtaaaatatatattctttatTGCGCGCATGCATGTGAAGTTTGGTATATTGTGTTTACATAGTGATCCTTTTATGTCTGCAATTTATGAGTTTCCTTTTTAGGTCTTTACGAATGTGATCAGAGTGGGCATTTGTTGAAGATAGCAATGCTTGGATGCTTTTGTGCCCTTCACAATCACGGGATTGAAATGCTATTCAGATTTTCAAATGTAGTGCAGCAAACGTCATTCCCACCCATTGGGTTTAGTATCTTGAGAGCTGGCTTGATCAAATCAGTGCTGTTTTCTGTGTACACTTCACGATCCCGTGAGAAGCAACATGAATTTTCTTCTAACGGTACAGCTTCTTTCGAAACCAAACTTTCTCTCAATGGGCATGGCCAACCATTCTAGTTGTTGGAATGGACCTTCAATGTTGCATGATCAATACATGCTGCATTTGTGGAAATTAAGAGATGATTGGTAGTGAAAAATCCTTGCTAGTTGAGTAACTTCATTAATTTCTTCATCTGTCAATTAATTTGTTTGAATGAAGGAAAAGAGGATTAGTATTAAACCCATGGGATGGTTTACTGGTTAAGGGTTGACATGTCTATGTGAAGTAGGTGCACGGGATAAGTTTGATTCCCCATAACAACTCCATGTTTCTGCCACCGATCCTGGTTTGATTCTAGACTTATCTGATCAGTTAGTATTTTATGAGCCCAGGTTTTACCTAGCTAGACTTCCTTGTCATAATAGTaaatcaaaaagaggaaaaaaaaggcttagTAGGATGCTATCGCGTAGAAGAGATCTAATTTTGCATGAGTTGAAGGTAACGTGCATTAGTTTCACATTATAGAAGTAGCATTTCCCCACAAACAAAAGTGATTCACTTGAATTGTTATAGTTGCCATTGCCATCAATATATTGACCACCGGGTTGAATTGTAAGAAAATGTGACCAATTCTGTAGTTCATCCTAGAGGAAACAAGAAAGCATCTACATATCTCACTTTCTTACAGCTGCCCATTGAGGAGTGATAACAGTTGCTGTAACCAAGTTTAGCCACAAGGTTGTGTGTCGCTTAGATCATACTATTCAGTGGGTTTAATTGAATTTCCAGATTTGAGTGAATTAGTGAGGCCTAACTGCTCTAAGTAGCTATGTCTGGAAATTGCATAAAGTAGCAGTTTAAATCCTCATATGAGATCCCGTAGTCGCTGCCCTGTGACTTCTGGAGAGATCTCAGGTGGAGTTTCTTTACACAGTTTGCTTTATTCTTCAGAGAAGCATTTGCTGAACACTTCTGTCCTGCATTCTTAATGTCAACTTACACTATGCGCGGTCATTGATCTGATTATACATTTTGAGCATATCTGAACATCACAAAAGTCtacaaaattgatcaaaatcgACAATTCCAGGAACTTacttggttttccttttttttcagaGAGGAAGATAATGATACATTTGGGTGCTATTGGTGAGAAGTTTCTGTCAGTATACCGGTCATGTGGAAGCTACATCGCATTTTTTACTATTCTTGTTGCACTATACCTAGTTACTCCAAACTATGCTTCATTTGGTTACTTATTCTTTCTTCTGTTATGGATCATTGGGAGGCAACTTTTGGAAAAGACAATGAGACACCTCTGGCTTCCTCTACAGCTATATGCAATTGCAATCTTTGTGTTCATTTATTGTTTGAGTGTCTTTGACAAGATCCGGACATGCATTTCCAACTTGATAGATCTCTATGTGGTCTTTGGCTATAATCCAGAGGCTTCACCGTTGGAGAATGTGCGGCAGTCCCTAGCTGTGCTCGTTGCCATTCAACTGTTTAGCTATGAGAGGAGACGGAGCAAACATACCATGTCGACTGACGGTAATGCAACTATTGATAGGACTATTACTTTCTTAAAACGGCTCCTCATCTGGCATGTCGAGAAGATACTATATCTTGCCGTGCTATACACATCTTTGTCCCCAGTCAGTGGGTTCGGGTTCCTGTATCTTCTATTCCTAGTGTTCTGTTCAACTCTTCCAAAGTCCTCTCGGATCCCGTCAAAACTATTTCTAGTTTATTCAGGATGTGTAGCAATGACTAAATATCTTTTCCAAATGTTGGGTGACGAGGCAGAGATGTTCGCAGGTCAAAAGAAttcctatttttctctttttctgggTTTGCAGTTGTATAAACCTGGCTTCTGGGGGCTAGAATCTGGGTTGAGGGGAGAAGTTTTAGTTATTTTTGCATGTATGCTTCACTACAACATCTTCCACTGGCTGGATAAAATGCCACATGAAAGTAACATAGGAAGATGGGATGAAGCTTGCACTCTGTTTGGGACAGCAGAGGAAATTTTAAGTGAAGTCTGCAATCTTACCAAAGAAACCGCGTCAAGCTCCAGTCCATTACTAGACAAGGGGAGTAACATGCCAAGTCACTCTTGGGCATCTTCTAACTCTGGTATATCTGGAAATATGGCTCCTATATCCTCTGGAAATAGAGGTCCTCAAggtagaaaaagcaaagagtaCCTATACACCTATTTCTGGGAAAGCTGCAAGGGAAGCAATAAGTGGAACAGAAAGAGGATTCTCTTCTTCAGAATGGAGAGACTTCACAAGCAAAAGAAGATACTAAAAGTATATCTGAAGCTGTACATAGAGAACATGTTCAGCCTTTTCGGCTTGGAGATTAATATGGTTGCATTACTTCTTGCCGGCTTTGCAGTGTTAAATTCTATTTCTTTGTTATATGTTGCATCACTCGCTGCTTGTGTTCTTCTACATCGAAATGTTCTACAAAAGCTGTGGCCTATGTTTGTGTTTTTGTTTGCTTCTATTGTCACACTTGAATACTTGGCCCTGTGGTCAAACTTGATGTCCAAGAAACAAGATGAGGGAGGCAAAGCACAAGTAAGGTGTCATGACTGTTGGAGGTTCTCTGACCACAATTTTGAGTTCTGCAAGAGCTGTTGGCTTGGTACGTTCATCAATTTTAAATGCTCCTGATTGTTATTTCGTTCACTATTCTCTTCCAGTTTCTGACACGATCGAGGAGTACATGTATCACTCTCTTCTGGCATTTTTACAAGTCTCTTTTTCAAGTGATAGATATCAGTGATAGAAATATGCCTTGATTCTCATTTTGGGGATCTTCTTAAGCTTGTTTAACCTTTCTTTTGGCCAAATATGCTTGTTTAACCTTGATCCATAAACAGGTAACTAAGTAATTTTCTACTGGTAAGTgagaaatatttgaagaaatCTAAAGACAGTGAACAACCGAAAATAGTGGCTGGCATTATAGTTTCACATACATGTTCCATTTCTGATTGTACTTGAGAACAAAGCCCGAGGTCTCCTCTAGCAAAAATTTTGTTTTGGAACTTGATTTTATTAGTATTAGAGACTGTTCTGGAGAATCATCTTCATTTTTCTAGGAATCAGTTCCAAAGTTTATTTCAAACTGCCGTGTGCTTTTTGCAGGAATAATAGTTGATGATCCCCGAATGCTTATCAGCTATTATGTGGTATTCATGTTTTCGTGCTTCAAGCTTCGTGCCAATCACTTGTCGGATCTCCCACGATCACAGATGTATCAACAACTCATTTCGCGGTGCAAGAACACATCTCTGTTGAGTGATCTctcttttgaaacaaaagaGTTGTGGACACTACTTGACTATTTGAGGCACTACAGCTATTGCCATCTACTGGATCTTGTTCTCGCTTTGATATTGATCACGGGAACCCTTGAATATGATGTGCTTCACCTAGGTTACCTTGGCTTTGCTCTTATCTTTTTCAGAATGAGGCTTGatattttgaagaagaagaataggatCTTCAAATTTCTAAGAATATACAATTTCTCCCTTATCGTCCTTTCTCTTGCCTACCAATCTCCTCTAATTGGTGATTTTATCGAGGGTAAATTTGCAACAGTTGTTTACATAGGTGAAGTGATTGGCTTTTATAAGTATGACTATGGTTTCCGAATTACCTCAAGATCCGCACTTGTTGAGATAATCATATTTATGTTAGTATCACTTCAGTCATTCATGTTCTCCTCCGAGGAGTTTGACTATGTATCGAAGTATCTTGAAGCAGAGCAGATTGGTGCCATAGTGCGTGAACAGGAGAAGAGGACTGCTTGGAAAACTGCACAGTTGCAGAATATACGTCGGTCTGAAGAGCTGAAGCGCCTGCGGAACTTGCAAGTAGAGAAGATGAAATCTGAGATGCTCAACCTACAAAATCAGCTCCAAAGCATGATTCCCAGTGCAAATAGTGACAATAAACCTCCGAAAATCCATGGCCTTCGGAGGAGGAACTCAAGTAAGACTTACAAACCTAGTAGCAATCCTGGGAAGGGGGACGATAAGTTCATGCAGCCAGATACTGATCCAAGCACTAATTTAGTATTTGCCATTGAAATGAATGAATCTCCTAAGAGTGAAAGAAGCGAAAGTCTACCAAGCATGGACTCAACTAAACCCTCGTTGGAGTCCCTCCATGAGATGCCAAAGCATGGGGAGAGAGATGTGGGCACAGGGTTATTGGATTTGGAGAGAAGTAATAAAGCGAACTTCCAAGCCAAGGAAAATCCGATAATTTCTGCAGTACATCTGATTGGTGATGGAGTTTCTCAAGTGCAATCTCTTGGGAATTATGCAGTTGCTAATCTTGTCACTCTTTTGAAcatagaaaacgaaaaaaaagagatgGATGGCCAGTCTTCTGAGGATGAGGTTTATTATGAGATTGAAAGTCACAACGCAGGCTGTGAACCTGTGGACCAAGCATTTGTTACAAGATCTGTGAATGAATGGACAGCTTCTAGTTCTTCATGCCTCCAACTCGGAGCTATCATTCGTTACATGTGGGCTCAAATGCGGTCAAACAATGATGTTGTCTGTTACTGCTGCTTTGTCCTGATGTTTCTATGGAACTTTAGTGTTCTTTCCATGGTCTACTTGGCAGCTCTGTTTCTATATGCTCTTTGTGTAAATATCGGCCCAAGTTACATGTTCTGGGTCATCATGCTTATATACAGCGAGGTGTGCATTCTACTTCAGTATCTATACCAAATCGTCATCCAACACTGTGACTTGTCCATCGAGACAGAATTCCTTCAAAAAATAGGATTTCCTGCAGACAAGATCGTGTCATTTTTCGTGATCGGCAACTTGCCTCTTTTTTTGGTGTACATCTTCACTCTCCTACAAACCTCCATTATGGCAAGAGATGGTGATTGGCGAACAGTCACAAAGTTCAGTATTCACGGGAAAAGGAACAAGAGACTGGGGGAAGCTTTAACTAATTTTAGCTTTAAGGAGAGAATATACAGACTGCTTTTGTTTGCAGGAAATTTAGCTAATCAGTTGGTTAGAGGCCTTTATAGATACTGGAAGTCTCTGACAACCGGAGCAGAAACTCCTCCTTATTTTGTCCAAGTTTCCTTGGAAGTTAAGCAGTGGCCTGAAGATGGCATTCAACCAGAGAGGATTGAGTCAGGAATGAACGAGTTACTCAGAATTATCCATGACCGAAGATGCAAGAAACCTGATAATGTAACCTTGGCAAGCAGGATCCGTATCCAGAGCATTGAAAGAAGCACTGAAAATCCTAATATTGCTCTGGCGGTGTTTGAGGTCCTGTATGCGTCGCCTTCAACAGAATCCACTCCTGGCGCATGGCATAAATCATTAACTCCAGCTGCTGATGTTTCTCATGAGATTCTAATAAATAGAGGGGCTGGTATTTTAGAAGAAGTAGGATTTCCATACCCAATAATTTCGGTGATAGGTGGAGGCAAGCGAGAGATAGACTTGTACGCCTACATATTTTGTGCAGATTTGGCTGTTTTTTTCCTGGTTGCCATTTTCTACCAATCGATCATAAAGAACAAAAGTGAGTTCCTTGAAGTTTATCAGCTTGAAGACCAGTTTCCAAAAGAATATGTCTTTATCCTAATGGTAAACTATTTGTTCTTTTGTTGGATGCTAAATCTGAAGCCTTACAATGTGTGCTTGAGAGTCTTGCTTGAACTCTTTGGGGCACATGTAATACTTTCAAATGGTTATTTAAGTTACTCTTCCCGTTTGCCTGATTATATTTAGATGTGTAGCAAAGTTCAGGTCTTATCATTCATGCAATTTCCATAAGAGGGAGTAGTACTTTGCTTTTGGCAAAAATGTTCACTATTCTGTACTGAGTCTTTCTTGTTGTATGTCCTTGAATCTTGAACTTATCACTGAATCAAGAAGAGGATGTGTATTGTTCATGGACCCCAAAACTGAGGCAAGATTATAGTCTGTTGACATGGATGTGTATAATTCCATGTTCTTCTGAAATGTATTTTGTGCTTTCCCCTTTGCAGATAGTCTTTTTCCTGATTGTACTGGATCGGGTTATATATCTTTGCTCCTTTGCCACTGGAAAAGTTATATTCTATCTTTTCTCGCTTGGGCTCTTTACCTACTCAGTCACAAATTATGCTTGGTATACAGCACTGCCAATTAAGCATCCCGGGAGGTTGGCACTTCGTGCCATCTTTCTCACCAAGGCCGTTTCTCTGGCTCTGCAAGCTGTCCAAATCCGCTTTGGTATTCCTCATGAAAGCACATTATATAGGCAATTTTTGACCAGTAGTGTTTCACAACTAAATTTGTGGGGTTTCCGGCTGTATCGAGCACTTCCATTCCTCTATGAACTGCGCTGTGTGCTTGATTGGTCCTGCACATCTACATCTTTGACCATGTATGACTGGTTAAAGGTAATAGTGCTGCTTTCTTCTataaccctctctctctctctctctcagtttcGTTTTGTGTGCTTTTATTAGCCATTGATGTTTATGAGTGATAACTTCTGCTTCTCTTTCCCTCGTGTGCTTACCAGCATTTTAATGTGTGCTAATCTTAATGAGAAAGTTCATGTAACTTGCTcatcatgctctctctctctctctcatgcatgGTTTATTCACGAGGTGACAACTGC
The genomic region above belongs to Rhodamnia argentea isolate NSW1041297 chromosome 6, ASM2092103v1, whole genome shotgun sequence and contains:
- the LOC115751709 gene encoding piezo-type mechanosensitive ion channel homolog isoform X2; its protein translation is MDVIMSTWESDLTEQLLPSKHSFLFGESRSDLRYSNLSGRTVFQAFSINFFTYGFPVLLLALTFWSFYFASLCSFGLLAYVGYVLYAFPSVFLFHRLNGLLLVFILLWTASTYVFNLAFAVLNMKLRKDMEIWETFGLWHYPIPGFYLLAQFCLGILVAMANLVNSSVFLFLSNQDRQLGNDNHTVEDEEEMKVFIIATIAWGLRKCSRTITLCLIFIIAVKPGLTHAVYMIFFLVYLLSHSISKKICQSLILLCEVHFALLYILHLNLISKVLDQKGSFAGEILKQLGLYECDQSGHLLKIAMLGCFCALHNHGIEMLFRFSNVVQQTSFPPIGFSILRAGLIKSVLFSVYTSRSREKQHEFSSNERKIMIHLGAIGEKFLSVYRSCGSYIAFFTILVALYLVTPNYASFGYLFFLLLWIIGRQLLEKTMRHLWLPLQLYAIAIFVFIYCLSVFDKIRTCISNLIDLYVVFGYNPEASPLENVRQSLAVLVAIQLFSYERRRSKHTMSTDGNATIDRTITFLKRLLIWHVEKILYLAVLYTSLSPVSGFGFLYLLFLVFCSTLPKSSRIPSKLFLVYSGCVAMTKYLFQMLGDEAEMFAGQKNSYFSLFLGLQLYKPGFWGLESGLRGEVLVIFACMLHYNIFHWLDKMPHESNIGRWDEACTLFGTAEEILSEVCNLTKETASSSSPLLDKGSNMPSHSWASSNSGISGNMAPISSGNRGPQGRKSKEYLYTYFWESCKGSNKWNRKRILFFRMERLHKQKKILKVYLKLYIENMFSLFGLEINMVALLLAGFAVLNSISLLYVASLAACVLLHRNVLQKLWPMFVFLFASIVTLEYLALWSNLMSKKQDEGGKAQVRCHDCWRFSDHNFEFCKSCWLGIIVDDPRMLISYYVVFMFSCFKLRANHLSDLPRSQMYQQLISRCKNTSLLSDLSFETKELWTLLDYLRHYSYCHLLDLVLALILITGTLEYDVLHLGYLGFALIFFRMRLDILKKKNRIFKFLRIYNFSLIVLSLAYQSPLIGDFIEGKFATVVYIGEVIGFYKYDYGFRITSRSALVEIIIFMLVSLQSFMFSSEEFDYVSKYLEAEQIGAIVREQEKRTAWKTAQLQNIRRSEELKRLRNLQVEKMKSEMLNLQNQLQSMIPSANSDNKPPKIHGLRRRNSSKTYKPSSNPGKGDDKFMQPDTDPSTNLVFAIEMNESPKSERSESLPSMDSTKPSLESLHEMPKHGERDVGTGLLDLERSNKANFQAKENPIISAVHLIGDGVSQVQSLGNYAVANLVTLLNIENEKKEMDGQSSEDEVYYEIESHNAGCEPVDQAFVTRSVNEWTASSSSCLQLGAIIRYMWAQMRSNNDVVCYCCFVLMFLWNFSVLSMVYLAALFLYALCVNIGPSYMFWVIMLIYSEVCILLQYLYQIVIQHCDLSIETEFLQKIGFPADKIVSFFVIGNLPLFLVYIFTLLQTSIMARDGDWRTVTKFSIHGKRNKRLGEALTNFSFKERIYRLLLFAGNLANQLVRGLYRYWKSLTTGAETPPYFVQVSLEVKQWPEDGIQPERIESGMNELLRIIHDRRCKKPDNVTLASRIRIQSIERSTENPNIALAVFEVLYASPSTESTPGAWHKSLTPAADVSHEILINRGAGILEEVGFPYPIISVIGGGKREIDLYAYIFCADLAVFFLVAIFYQSIIKNKSEFLEVYQLEDQFPKEYVFILMIVFFLIVLDRVIYLCSFATGKVIFYLFSLGLFTYSVTNYAWYTALPIKHPGRLALRAIFLTKAVSLALQAVQIRFGIPHESTLYRQFLTSSVSQLNLWGFRLYRALPFLYELRCVLDWSCTSTSLTMYDWLKLEDIHASLFLVKCDADLNRARHQHGQKQTKMTKFCGGICLFSVLLCVIWAPMLMYSSGNPTNIANPIEYASARVNIETESGKLTLFETTLCEKLSWDELDSDHNLDPLGYLSAYNVKDVQVICCQADASTLWLVPPVVQARFIKSLRWSMKITFSWQLTRDRPKGKEVVKYELDVDDFNLPSSSEVMEVLNGTANSFTIYDVYPRFFRVTGSGDVRLLEPVVVSVSGDLVLNRGHPGWWSFHDTDAPNIRGCGTLAGPMAIVISEETPQGILGETLSKFSIWGLYITFVLAVGRFIRLQCADLRMRIPYENLPSCDRLLAICEDIYAARAEGELEVEEVLYWTLVKIYRSPHMLLEYTKRE
- the LOC115751709 gene encoding piezo-type mechanosensitive ion channel homolog isoform X1; this encodes MGKILNGFMLPLLLLTAALLSWNLISLVDLSAFLIMQFDGSKAGYLSKRHHFVSYFICIFSFLAVFLHAIFHFIWAVEGDQWFAVNSKWAKLAGFERIYSWTLPSELYFLLVQISIALVALRRILRGRLGQDSQGDSRLERFCSSLGYIGPHLRTPCCLLLPVVQLVVGISSPSWTSFPFFICSCIGLVDWSLTSNFLGLFWWWRFLLLYAGFNILLLYSYQLPIEYSELFVRIADFVGLFKITAKSEWSQLCCGVSLLSFYILLSLIRHYLEDMDVIMSTWESDLTEQLLPSKHSFLFGESRSDLRYSNLSGRTVFQAFSINFFTYGFPVLLLALTFWSFYFASLCSFGLLAYVGYVLYAFPSVFLFHRLNGLLLVFILLWTASTYVFNLAFAVLNMKLRKDMEIWETFGLWHYPIPGFYLLAQFCLGILVAMANLVNSSVFLFLSNQDRQLGNDNHTVEDEEEMKVFIIATIAWGLRKCSRTITLCLIFIIAVKPGLTHAVYMIFFLVYLLSHSISKKICQSLILLCEVHFALLYILHLNLISKVLDQKGSFAGEILKQLGLYECDQSGHLLKIAMLGCFCALHNHGIEMLFRFSNVVQQTSFPPIGFSILRAGLIKSVLFSVYTSRSREKQHEFSSNERKIMIHLGAIGEKFLSVYRSCGSYIAFFTILVALYLVTPNYASFGYLFFLLLWIIGRQLLEKTMRHLWLPLQLYAIAIFVFIYCLSVFDKIRTCISNLIDLYVVFGYNPEASPLENVRQSLAVLVAIQLFSYERRRSKHTMSTDGNATIDRTITFLKRLLIWHVEKILYLAVLYTSLSPVSGFGFLYLLFLVFCSTLPKSSRIPSKLFLVYSGCVAMTKYLFQMLGDEAEMFAGQKNSYFSLFLGLQLYKPGFWGLESGLRGEVLVIFACMLHYNIFHWLDKMPHESNIGRWDEACTLFGTAEEILSEVCNLTKETASSSSPLLDKGSNMPSHSWASSNSGISGNMAPISSGNRGPQGRKSKEYLYTYFWESCKGSNKWNRKRILFFRMERLHKQKKILKVYLKLYIENMFSLFGLEINMVALLLAGFAVLNSISLLYVASLAACVLLHRNVLQKLWPMFVFLFASIVTLEYLALWSNLMSKKQDEGGKAQVRCHDCWRFSDHNFEFCKSCWLGIIVDDPRMLISYYVVFMFSCFKLRANHLSDLPRSQMYQQLISRCKNTSLLSDLSFETKELWTLLDYLRHYSYCHLLDLVLALILITGTLEYDVLHLGYLGFALIFFRMRLDILKKKNRIFKFLRIYNFSLIVLSLAYQSPLIGDFIEGKFATVVYIGEVIGFYKYDYGFRITSRSALVEIIIFMLVSLQSFMFSSEEFDYVSKYLEAEQIGAIVREQEKRTAWKTAQLQNIRRSEELKRLRNLQVEKMKSEMLNLQNQLQSMIPSANSDNKPPKIHGLRRRNSSKTYKPSSNPGKGDDKFMQPDTDPSTNLVFAIEMNESPKSERSESLPSMDSTKPSLESLHEMPKHGERDVGTGLLDLERSNKANFQAKENPIISAVHLIGDGVSQVQSLGNYAVANLVTLLNIENEKKEMDGQSSEDEVYYEIESHNAGCEPVDQAFVTRSVNEWTASSSSCLQLGAIIRYMWAQMRSNNDVVCYCCFVLMFLWNFSVLSMVYLAALFLYALCVNIGPSYMFWVIMLIYSEVCILLQYLYQIVIQHCDLSIETEFLQKIGFPADKIVSFFVIGNLPLFLVYIFTLLQTSIMARDGDWRTVTKFSIHGKRNKRLGEALTNFSFKERIYRLLLFAGNLANQLVRGLYRYWKSLTTGAETPPYFVQVSLEVKQWPEDGIQPERIESGMNELLRIIHDRRCKKPDNVTLASRIRIQSIERSTENPNIALAVFEVLYASPSTESTPGAWHKSLTPAADVSHEILINRGAGILEEVGFPYPIISVIGGGKREIDLYAYIFCADLAVFFLVAIFYQSIIKNKSEFLEVYQLEDQFPKEYVFILMIVFFLIVLDRVIYLCSFATGKVIFYLFSLGLFTYSVTNYAWYTALPIKHPGRLALRAIFLTKAVSLALQAVQIRFGIPHESTLYRQFLTSSVSQLNLWGFRLYRALPFLYELRCVLDWSCTSTSLTMYDWLKLEDIHASLFLVKCDADLNRARHQHGQKQTKMTKFCGGICLFSVLLCVIWAPMLMYSSGNPTNIANPIEYASARVNIETESGKLTLFETTLCEKLSWDELDSDHNLDPLGYLSAYNVKDVQVICCQADASTLWLVPPVVQARFIKSLRWSMKITFSWQLTRDRPKGKEVVKYELDVDDFNLPSSSEVMEVLNGTANSFTIYDVYPRFFRVTGSGDVRLLEPVVVSVSGDLVLNRGHPGWWSFHDTDAPNIRGCGTLAGPMAIVISEETPQGILGETLSKFSIWGLYITFVLAVGRFIRLQCADLRMRIPYENLPSCDRLLAICEDIYAARAEGELEVEEVLYWTLVKIYRSPHMLLEYTKRE